The Gloeocapsa sp. DLM2.Bin57 genome contains the following window.
AGGGAAGAGGGAAAGAAATGTAGCATGATAACTCTAAACTCCGAACACCGAACTCTACTTTTCAAATTGAGGAGGGATATTTTTGTTCTCTAAACTCTCTAAAACCGCTTTAGCTGTAGCCGGTGCTAACATAACTCCATTACGATAATGTCCTGTGGCTAATAAGACATTATTATAACCCGTAAGGTTTTCAATCACAGGAGCAGGTTGATTTTCAGGACGAGGACGTAATCCATACCAAATATTTTGTATTTCTCCTGGGGCTAAATTAGGACAAAAGGCGATCGCCTTATTTTTAACCATCTCTAAGAGACTAGAATCAGGGATAATTTCTTGATTTTCTCCTAAGCTAAATTCTACCGTAGCCCCTAACCAATATTCACCATTTCCTAGGGGAACGATATGAACATCATCTCCTGTTATAATCGGTTCAAAGTCTCCTAGACTGTGGGGTAACTTGAGTTGTATTGCTTGTCCTAACACTGGACGAATAGTCAGAGATTTAACCAAAGGTGTTGAACCAATTCCCGCAGCCACAATCACCCAATCTACATCTAAAATACCTCTAGAGGTGCGAATCTGTCCACAGTGAGAAGGACTAGTAGTGATTAACTCATCTACTTTAACCTCAAATAGACAATGAACACCACGAGAGATTGCAGCGTTAACTAAAGCTTGGGTAAGGATAGAGGGGTTAACCTGTCGATCGTCGGGAGAATAAAGAGACGCGAGTATCTCATTTCTGTTTATATCTATTTGAGGACAACGTCGCTTAATTTGGTCTAAATCCCAGATTTCCAGATTTAAACCCTGTTCTTGTCTAATTTTGACTAATTGTTGCCATTTAGCTAACTCTGACTCATTACTAGTTAGTTTAAGAATACCTTGACGATGATAGGGAATCTTTAAACCAGTAAGAGACTCTAATTCTGGTATCCAAGTATCATAGAGTTGCAGACTGGAGTAACGTAATTGCCAAGCTCTACCCTTGAACTTATGACTAATTATCCCCATCATTATACCCAAAGCGGCACCAGTTGCACCAGCGCCAGGTTGTTTTTGGTCAATGAGAGTAACTTGATAATCATGTTTACTCAATTCGTAGGCGATCGCCGCGCCAATTACTCCACATCCAATTACTGCAACACTACTCATGATTAACTAATTGGTTCAGATTTAGGTATTAAGCGCAAGAAAGCGTCAAAATGACCTACTGCATCATTATACCTCTGTAAAGCGAGACTAGGATTTTTGGCTTTTGCTTCTGCGTCTAATTCTTCAAAATCACTAAACAAGTCTTTAATTAACTGAGTAGCTTGTTTTTGATCTTGGGGGAGTAATTCCCGACTTAAATAACTCAGATCACGACGCAATTGACCTAAAGGTCCATGAATAAAGCTTCTGGTGTCTATCCAGTCTTGTTCATCGATGAGTCGTTTTAATTTACTCAAATCTTGACGCGCTGATTCAATCGGTGTAACAAATTTTTGGATACTTTCTATTTTCTCTAGGGTATAGGTAGGTGGTGGGGTATTGACTTGACCACTACTGCAACTCACTAACAGAGTTGTGACTACCACTAAGATTAAAGCTAATACAGAACGTTTATTGAACATTTTTCTTTTATTGTTTAACCGTCAGTTGAGTTTTTCTGACAAGATTATCTCACATAACGCTTTAACGATAGTCTCGATCTTTTCTGTGCTAATTTCGGGCCAAATTGGTAAACTGAGAACTTGACTAGCTGATAAATCACTCACAGAATAGTCAGGGTATTGTCCGGCGTAAACTGGTAACCTATTTTGGGGGATGGGATAATAAACTACTGAACTAATCCCTTTCGCTGCTAATTCTGCTTGTACTTGGTCTCTTTTTCCGTTGGTAATGCGAATTGTATATTGATGGAAAACGTGACCATCGATTAATTGAGGAGTGATAATCTCTGGTATCTCTTGTAATAAATTATTATAGGTTTGCGCGACTTGATATCTTTGTTGATTCCAGGTTTGGACGTGGGGTAATTTGACTCTGAGAATAGTTGCTTGTAAACTATCTAGTCGAGAGTTATAACCCAAGAGTTCGTTATGATATCTATGTTTGCTACCATGGGTGCGTAACATTGAGGCTAATTCTGCCACCTCAGGATCATTAGTAACGATTAACCCTCCATCTCCATAAGCGCCCAGATTTTTAGTTGGGAAAAAAGAAAACGCCCCTACATCTCCTATTGTACCTACATACTGACCAGCGAGCGGCTCTCTAGTTGTTGTTGTACATTGTTGTTGACATTCTAAACATTTACCCTGATATCTAGCGCCAAAAGCTTGTGCACAATCTTCGATTATTTTTAAATTATATTCTTTAGCTAAGTCCACAATCTCAGCCATAGCAACAGGACGACCGTACAAATGTACGGGCATAATTGCTTTAGTTTTTGGGGTAATTTGCTCTTTAATGGCTTGAGGATTGATGTTAAATGTCTCTGGGTTAATATCTACAAAAACAGGTTTAGCCCCAATGTTACTGATTGATTCTGCAGTAGCTACAAAAGAAAAAGGAGTAGTAATTACTTCATCTCCTGGACCTATTCCTAGGGATCGCATCCCAATCATTAAAGCATCCGTTCCCGAATTTACCCCAATGGCGTATTTTACTCCGAGATATTGGGCGATTTCGGTTTCAAACTCCTTAACTTCAGGACCGAGAATAAATTGTCCCGAAGCTAAGACCTTGGCGATCGCTGTATCTATTTCTGACTGCAATTGCTGATACTGTTGGGTGAGGTCTAATATAGGAATACGATCTTGACTCATTATCTAGCTATAGTTTTAGTTAATTTAGTCAATCATCCCATAAATTGTTCTAGTCATTATATCTCTAAGTATGGTTACTCTTAATCTAGGACCTATTAAATTAAATACAGAAGATTTTCAGCAATTATGTTACAATAACCCTAGTTTGAAATTAGAACTTACTGCTACAGGAAACTTGGTTGTAATGACACCGACAGGTGGAGAAAGTGGTATCAGAAATAGTTGGCTGACCACTCAATTAACCCTTTGGGCTAGACAAAATGGTACAGGTGTGGTTTTTTATTCTTCGACAATGTTTCAGCTTCCTGGTGGTTCTTTTCGTTCACCTGATGCAGCTTGGATTAGTTTAACCCGTTGGAATTTATTATCAGAAGCACAAAAACGAACTTTTCCCCCGATTTGTCCTGATTTGGTGATAGAGTTACGTTCTCCTTCTGATAGTCTTAAAGAATTACGGGATAAAATGAAAGAATCTCAAGATAATGGAGCAGTTTTAGGTTGGTTAATTGATCCTACTAGTAAAACAGTAGAAATTTACCGTCAAGGTGAGTCTCCTGAACTTTTAAATTATCCTAGTCAGCTATCTGGTGAAAACTTATTAATTGATTTTGTCCTAGATTTAGAAGGAATACTCTGACAATGTCTAAATATGAAATTATAGCTTCCGAACCCCATATAGTTATACCTGATGATTATTTTCATTTTGCTATCACCACTGTTAAACGTAAACGCATAGGAGAAATACTCCTAGAAGCTGATTTAGTCTCATCTGCTCAAATAGAAATAGCTTTACAAGACCAACAAGAATATAATCTACATTTAGGAGAAATTTTAGCTCTACGAGGTTGGATTAAACAAGAAACAGCCGATTTCTTCGCCCAAACTTGGTGTGAACAAATGAGCGAATCTCAAAAGCTGCCTATAGGATATTATTTAAAAGAAGCTAGATTGTTAACTGAAGAACAAATCGCCATAATTCTACAAGAACAAAAGATTCATTGGTTAAAATTTGGCGCGATCGCTGTTTTAAAAGGTTGGCTCAAACAAACTACCGTTGACTTCTTCATTGAGCATCTTTTTCCTGACAAGAAAGCAGAATCTATCTATGTTCAAAACCCCACAATGCCAACCCAACCTAAAATAATTCAACCCACCGATAATACAGAAATTATTAAAATTGTTGAGGAATTAAACCGTGAGCGTGATTATAGCATAATAGAACATGATTTCAGTAAATCAAGCCGAAACAATAATTTTAGACTTAATTCAACCCGTCACTGATACCGAAACAGTAGATTTACATAACGCTGTTACGCGAATTCTCGCCACAGCAATTAAAAGTGATCTAGACTTCCCCTATTGGGATAACTCAGCGATGGATGGTTATGCGGTGCGTTACGAAGACGTAACTAACCCACCCCTTAACTTAACCATAGTTGCAGAAATCCCCGCGGGAAAAGTACCTCAAAAAACTATCTCTCAAGGAGAAGCAGCTAGAATATACACCGGGGGAATGCTTCCACCAGGAGCAGATACTATTATAATGCAAGAATATACTCAACGTCAAGGCGATCGCTTAGTAATTCTAAAAGCACCAAAAGCACCTCAAGCCTTCGTTAGAAAAAAAGGAGAATATTATCAACCAGGAAACCCCCTACTCAAAGAAGGAATAACTCTTTCTGCAGCCGAAATAGCTGTGTTAGCAACAATACAAGTTATAGACATCCCCGTAAAAAGACGTCCTAAAGTAGCTATTCTCTCTACAGGAGACGAGTTAGTCAACCCCAGTCAACCATTACAACCAGGAAAAATCATCGACTCTAATCAATATGCTCTCTACGCTTTTGTCTTGAGTCAAGGAGCAATTCCCATACCCCTAGGTATAGTACCAGATAACCCCGAGGAATTGCGCGATAAAATTAGTCAAGCTATTGAAGTAGCAGACATAGTCTTATCCACAGGAGGAGTTTCAGTAGGGAGTTATGATTATGTAGAACAAATCCTCAAAGAATTAGGAGCAAAAATAGCAATCAGTAGCGTTGCGGTTAAACCAGGTAAACCCCTAACCGTAGCTAAATTTCCTCAAGGTTGTGTCTATTTTGGCATACCAGGAAATCCCGTCTCAGCTTTGGTAAGTTGTTGGCGTTTTGTCCAACCGGCGATCGCTAAACTTTCAGGAAAGCAACAACCCTGGATACCCCAATGGTTAGCAGCAGAAAATTTACAAACCCTTAAAAGTACAAGCGATCGTGAAACCTATGTTTGGGGTAGATTAAATATCCATCAGGGAGTTTATCAATTTAAACTAGCTTCAGGTAGTCAAAACTCGGGTAACCTAATTAACCTAGCACAAACCAACGCTATAGCAGTTATCCCTAGAGGTAACAATACTATAGTAGAGGGAGACAAGATTATGACCTTGATAACTAAATGAGTAAAGCAACTTTTTGGTCAATTGCAACTATTCCAGGAATAAAACCAACAGAAGTAAATCTTTTACAAACTCAAGGAATCGAAACAACCCAAGACTTATTAAGCAAAACCAGAAATCAACAACATCAAGAAGCTTTAGCTAGGGAATTAAAAATAGAATATCGTTATCTACGCAAATGGATAGCATTAGCCGATTTAGCCCGAATTCCTAGCGTAGGATGTACTTACGCAGGATTATTATTACACAGTGGTATTATTTCTGTTTCACAATTAAGTCAAACACCAGTTAATCGCTTACGTCAACAAATTCTGAGAATGCAAGTGGCAACTATGCAGCGTAAAGATTTATGTCCTCCTGTAGAATTAGTACAACAATGGTTAATAGAAGCAAAATCCCTCATTTAAGGTTACTATTACTAGCGCTTTCAGTGTAAACCCTTTCTATGCTATCGTTAAGAACAGGGTTTTAAAATTATTTTTCTGATGACCAAGCGATCGCCAATTCATCCCAGGGTCAAAATAGCTTTAAGTAGTCTAGACCTAGAAATTGAAGCAGAAATAAACAGATATCAGTGTCAAAAGCCATCTCAACCGCCTAAAAACAGTTTTTCAAGGCAAAATATGGCGATTATCCCTCAAGACAATAGTTACAATTCAGAAGAAATAGAAATCTGGCATCATCAAGTTGTTACTACCATATCAGAGCAACCAGTAACTCAAGCTCTTGCTATATTCAAAAAACCTTTGGGGATAGCCTCGTTAATCATCACTATAATTAGTAGTGGCTTACTAGGTATCAACTTAACCAAACCAGTACAACTAAAATCAAACCTACAACCCCCAGAATCTCTAGCTACACCAGCTTTAGTTGAAGGTATTAATTTAGCTAGCGAAGTACAAGAATTAAACTTAAAAACCCTGAGTAGTCTAACTAATCCCCAAACCCAGCTAGTTACTGAGGAACAAAGGCTAAACAACAGTAACAGACAACCCCCATCTCAACTATTCAATCAGTTACGATTAGATCAAACTAGCGAAAGAAATTTTTAAAGTGTTGCGAAATTATCTTACCCTAAAAAAAGTACAGTAGAGGAAAAGCAATTGGTTTCAACAAACTCCTTCAACACCACTAAATCAGAAGAAATTTTCACCGCTGCACAAAAATTAATGCCAGGTGGAGTAAGCTCTCCAGTGAGAGCTTTTAAATCCGTAGGAGGACAACCCATAGTCTTCGATCGCGTCAAAGGAGCTTATATCTGGGATATAGATGGTAACCAGTATATCGATTATATAGGCACATGGGGACCTGCTATCTGTGGTCATACTCATCCTGAAGTAATTAACGCCCTTAAAGAAGCTTTAGACAAAGGTACAAGTTTTGGTGCACCTTGTGTACAAGAAAATATTCTCGCCGAAATGGTGATTGACGCAGTACCTAGTATTGAAATGGTACGTTTTGTCAACTCTGGTACAGAAGCTTGTATGTCGGTTTTACGTTTAATGCGAGCTTATACAGGCAGAGATAAAATCATTAAATTCGAGGGATGTTACCACGGTCACGCTGATATGTTCCTTGTCAAAGCAGGCTCAGGAGTAGCAACTCTCGGTTTACCCGACTCACCAGGTGTCCCTAAAACCACCACTAATAACACTCTCACAGCTCCCTACAACGATTTAGAAGCGGTAAAAGCACTTTTTGCCCAAAATCCAGGGGAAATAGCGGGAGTTATCCTCGAACCAGTAGTAGGTAATGCTGGTTTTATTCCACCAGAAGCGGGCTTTTTAGAAGGATTACGAGTGCTAACTAGAGAAAGTGGTGCTTTATTGGTTTTTGATGAGGTAATGACGGGTTTTCGGATCGCCTACGGTGGAGCACAAGAAAAATTTAACGTAACTCCAGATCTAACTACTCTCGGTAAAGTTATTGGAGGTGGTTTACCAGTAGGTGCCTACGGTGGTAAAGCTGAGATTATGTCTTTAGTATCTCCGGCTGGACCAATGTATCAAGCTGGCACTCTCTCTGGTAATCCTTTAGCTATGACTGCGGGAATTAAAACCCTCGAACTTCTACAAAAACCTGGAACTTATGCTTATTTAGAAGCAATCACTAAACAATTAATCGAGGGGTTACTCACAGTAGCGCAAGAAACAGGTCACGCGGTCACAGGTGGTAATATTAGCGGTATGTTTGGGATGTTTTTTACTAATCAAATAGTACATAACTACGAAGATGCTAAAACTTCTGATGCCTCTAAATTCGGTCGTTTTCATCGAGGTATGTTAGAAAAAGGGGTTTATCTAGCACCTTCACAGTTTGAAGCTGGTTTTACTTCCTTAGCTCATACCGAGGAAGATGTTAAACAAACTATCGCTGTTGCTAAAGAAGTACTCAAAGATATTCCTGCTTAAGCTAGTAGGGGTGGGTTTAGGTATTCTCTGTCTGAGTTTGTTAAGTAAGCTAATTTTTTACTTACCTACCAATCTTAATCATCCTGTTGATGGAATCTTGGTATTAGGAGGGAGTATTTATCGAGAAATCTATGTAGCAGACTTAGCTATAACTCAACCAGAAATACCTATTCTTATCTCTACTGGTTCAGATGATCCTTGTATTTGGTTAATCTTTGAGGCTAAACAAGCACCCAAAAATAATGTAGTCTTAGAAAGATGCGCTGATTCTACTTTTGGTAATTTTTTCTCTAGTATTCCTATTCTACAAGATTGGGGAGTACATAAGGTTAAATTGATCACCTCTAGTAGTCATCTACCTCGCGCTCTCTGGTTGGCTAAAATTCTCTTTTATTCCCAAGGAATCGCTCTAGAATTAGATATTGCTCCTACCTATGGTACTCCCGGTAATCAAGAAACGTGGTTAAAAACTAGTCTAGATATCACCAGAAGCCTTGTCTGGGCTTTGTTATCTCAAGTGATTAAACCTTCCTGCCATCGCGTTACACCTTTAACTATTATAGATTGGCAAAGATGGGAAACTAGAGGTTTTGTCTGTGAAAGTTTTACCAAGCATAATTTAATTTGACTAAACTGGGGTAATATATGATAATAAGAATCATTATCATATTAAGATTCCTTATCTAATCTCATGACCTTAACCCCATCGAACCCTCGATTAATTACAGAAGCCCAGCCTGTTGTGACGGAAGCAGAAATGATTGAAGCAGTGAACACCCTACTCTTAGGATTAGGGGAAAATCCAGAGAGGGACTCAAAGATACCCCTAAACGTGTAAATATCTGTTGTATTTGGAGTTTAGAGTAGTTTCTTACTAGAGCACTGATGCTGATGGGTGTTCCCTAGCGCCTTTTTAAGGCGCTGGTTCTCAGAATCGGAATGAAGCTACGCAGAGCCTGATTGCAGAGCTTAATTTCACTCCCTATGACTACTTTAAGGATTAGTATAGTTAACTATGCGCGCAAATCCCACAGGATCTAAACTAGCACCACCAACTAAAACACCGTCTATTTCAGACTGAGCCATGATTTCATCGATGTTACTCGGTTTAACTGATCCACCATATTGAATAGTCACATCTTTATTACTTA
Protein-coding sequences here:
- a CDS encoding FAD-binding oxidoreductase, with the translated sequence MSSVAVIGCGVIGAAIAYELSKHDYQVTLIDQKQPGAGATGAALGIMMGIISHKFKGRAWQLRYSSLQLYDTWIPELESLTGLKIPYHRQGILKLTSNESELAKWQQLVKIRQEQGLNLEIWDLDQIKRRCPQIDINRNEILASLYSPDDRQVNPSILTQALVNAAISRGVHCLFEVKVDELITTSPSHCGQIRTSRGILDVDWVIVAAGIGSTPLVKSLTIRPVLGQAIQLKLPHSLGDFEPIITGDDVHIVPLGNGEYWLGATVEFSLGENQEIIPDSSLLEMVKNKAIAFCPNLAPGEIQNIWYGLRPRPENQPAPVIENLTGYNNVLLATGHYRNGVMLAPATAKAVLESLENKNIPPQFEK
- the psbQ gene encoding photosystem II protein PsbQ, producing the protein MFNKRSVLALILVVVTTLLVSCSSGQVNTPPPTYTLEKIESIQKFVTPIESARQDLSKLKRLIDEQDWIDTRSFIHGPLGQLRRDLSYLSRELLPQDQKQATQLIKDLFSDFEELDAEAKAKNPSLALQRYNDAVGHFDAFLRLIPKSEPIS
- a CDS encoding DegT/DnrJ/EryC1/StrS family aminotransferase; its protein translation is MSQDRIPILDLTQQYQQLQSEIDTAIAKVLASGQFILGPEVKEFETEIAQYLGVKYAIGVNSGTDALMIGMRSLGIGPGDEVITTPFSFVATAESISNIGAKPVFVDINPETFNINPQAIKEQITPKTKAIMPVHLYGRPVAMAEIVDLAKEYNLKIIEDCAQAFGARYQGKCLECQQQCTTTTREPLAGQYVGTIGDVGAFSFFPTKNLGAYGDGGLIVTNDPEVAELASMLRTHGSKHRYHNELLGYNSRLDSLQATILRVKLPHVQTWNQQRYQVAQTYNNLLQEIPEIITPQLIDGHVFHQYTIRITNGKRDQVQAELAAKGISSVVYYPIPQNRLPVYAGQYPDYSVSDLSASQVLSLPIWPEISTEKIETIVKALCEIILSEKLN
- a CDS encoding Uma2 family endonuclease; this translates as MVTLNLGPIKLNTEDFQQLCYNNPSLKLELTATGNLVVMTPTGGESGIRNSWLTTQLTLWARQNGTGVVFYSSTMFQLPGGSFRSPDAAWISLTRWNLLSEAQKRTFPPICPDLVIELRSPSDSLKELRDKMKESQDNGAVLGWLIDPTSKTVEIYRQGESPELLNYPSQLSGENLLIDFVLDLEGIL
- a CDS encoding molybdopterin molybdenumtransferase MoeA, which encodes MISVNQAETIILDLIQPVTDTETVDLHNAVTRILATAIKSDLDFPYWDNSAMDGYAVRYEDVTNPPLNLTIVAEIPAGKVPQKTISQGEAARIYTGGMLPPGADTIIMQEYTQRQGDRLVILKAPKAPQAFVRKKGEYYQPGNPLLKEGITLSAAEIAVLATIQVIDIPVKRRPKVAILSTGDELVNPSQPLQPGKIIDSNQYALYAFVLSQGAIPIPLGIVPDNPEELRDKISQAIEVADIVLSTGGVSVGSYDYVEQILKELGAKIAISSVAVKPGKPLTVAKFPQGCVYFGIPGNPVSALVSCWRFVQPAIAKLSGKQQPWIPQWLAAENLQTLKSTSDRETYVWGRLNIHQGVYQFKLASGSQNSGNLINLAQTNAIAVIPRGNNTIVEGDKIMTLITK
- a CDS encoding DUF4332 domain-containing protein, producing the protein MSKATFWSIATIPGIKPTEVNLLQTQGIETTQDLLSKTRNQQHQEALARELKIEYRYLRKWIALADLARIPSVGCTYAGLLLHSGIISVSQLSQTPVNRLRQQILRMQVATMQRKDLCPPVELVQQWLIEAKSLI
- the hemL gene encoding glutamate-1-semialdehyde-2,1-aminomutase; protein product: MVSTNSFNTTKSEEIFTAAQKLMPGGVSSPVRAFKSVGGQPIVFDRVKGAYIWDIDGNQYIDYIGTWGPAICGHTHPEVINALKEALDKGTSFGAPCVQENILAEMVIDAVPSIEMVRFVNSGTEACMSVLRLMRAYTGRDKIIKFEGCYHGHADMFLVKAGSGVATLGLPDSPGVPKTTTNNTLTAPYNDLEAVKALFAQNPGEIAGVILEPVVGNAGFIPPEAGFLEGLRVLTRESGALLVFDEVMTGFRIAYGGAQEKFNVTPDLTTLGKVIGGGLPVGAYGGKAEIMSLVSPAGPMYQAGTLSGNPLAMTAGIKTLELLQKPGTYAYLEAITKQLIEGLLTVAQETGHAVTGGNISGMFGMFFTNQIVHNYEDAKTSDASKFGRFHRGMLEKGVYLAPSQFEAGFTSLAHTEEDVKQTIAVAKEVLKDIPA
- a CDS encoding YdcF family protein, translated to MLNKLSLLLKKYSKIFLLKLVGVGLGILCLSLLSKLIFYLPTNLNHPVDGILVLGGSIYREIYVADLAITQPEIPILISTGSDDPCIWLIFEAKQAPKNNVVLERCADSTFGNFFSSIPILQDWGVHKVKLITSSSHLPRALWLAKILFYSQGIALELDIAPTYGTPGNQETWLKTSLDITRSLVWALLSQVIKPSCHRVTPLTIIDWQRWETRGFVCESFTKHNLI